Proteins found in one Arachis stenosperma cultivar V10309 chromosome 8, arast.V10309.gnm1.PFL2, whole genome shotgun sequence genomic segment:
- the LOC130943437 gene encoding transcription factor bHLH30-like: MEITQQHNTTTKHKAAAAASSSSTTSPYYYSKIGFAASSERSSGVGGGYASSSSLVLDRVKGELVEAPVKLERKGVFPERTIEALKNHSEAERRRRARINAHLDTLRTVIPAANKMDKASLLAEVIRHLKELKTNAAQACQGLMIPKDNDELRVEEQEGGLNGFPYSIRASLCCEYKPGLLSDIRQALDALHLMIISAEIATLGGRMKNVFVIISCEEQSFEDAEYRQFLAGSVHQALRSVLDRFSVSQDILESRKRRRISIFSSSSLEDFL; the protein is encoded by the exons ATGGAAATTACACAACAACACAACACCACTACCAAACATAaagctgctgctgctgcttcttcttcttcaacaacTTCACCTTATTATTATTCCAAGATTG GTTTTGCTGCTTCATCAGAGAGGAGTAGTGGTGTTGGAGGTGGGTATGCTTCATCTTCTTCACTGGTTTTGGATAGGGTGAAGGGTGAGTTGGTTGAGGCCCCTGTGAAATTAGAGCGCAAGGGTGTGTTCCCTGAGAGAACCATTGAAGCTTTGAAGAACCACAGTGAAGCTGAGAGGAGGAGAAGAGCTAGAATCAATGCTCACCTTGATACACTCAGAACTGTCATCCCTGCTGCTAACAAG ATGGACAAAGCATCATTACTGGCTGAGGTTATTAGACATCTGAAGGAGCTGAAAACGAATGCAGCACAAGCATGTCAAGGCCTAATGATACCAAAGGACAATGATGAATtaagagttgaagaacaagaAGGTGGATTGAATGGCTTCCCTTATTCAATAAGAGCATCTCTATGCTGCGAATACAAACCCGGCTTGTTATCTGATATAAGACAAGCACTTGATGCCCTTCATCTTATGATAATAAGCGCAGAGATCGCGACGTTAGGAGGCAGGATGAAGAATGTTTTTGTGATAATCAGCTGTGAAGAACAGAGCTTTGAAGATGCTGAGTATAGGCAGTTCCTGGCCGGATCGGTTCACCAAGCTCTTAGGTCTGTTCTTGATAGATTTTCTGTTTCACAGGACATCTTAGAGTCTAGAAAGAGGAGGAGAATTTCTATATTCAGttcatcatccttggaagatttTTTGTAA
- the LOC130944402 gene encoding ketol-acid reductoisomerase, chloroplastic-like → MAAATSFSATITANSETLAGPVSGRTLAVANANANGNVSFRQSLSSSSSKLSFGSLKCSRRNSTGALGACMVSAPAVKAPVSLDFNTSVFKKEKISLAGHDEYIVKGGRDLFHLLPDAFKGIKQIGVIGWGSQGPAQAQNLRDSLAEAKSDIVVKIGLRKGSRSFAEARAAGFSEENGTLGDIWETVSGSDLVLLLISDAAQADNYEKIFSHMKSNSILGLSHGFLLGHLQSLGLDFPKNISVIAVCPKGMGPSVRRLYVQGKDINGAGINSSFAVHQDVDGRATDVALGWSVALGSPFTFATTLEQEYKSDIFGERGILLGAVHGVVEALFRKYTENGVPEDLAYKNTVESITGIISKTISSKGMREVYYALDDTGKSIFEKAYSAAYYPCMEILYECYEDVASGSEIRSVVLAGRRFYEKEGLPAFPMGKIDQTRMWKVGERVRSTRPAGDLGPLDPFTAGVFVALMMAQIEILRKKGHSYSEIINESLIEAVDSLNPFMHARGVSFMVDNCSTTARLGSRKWAPRFDYILTQQALVAVEECVPVNRDLISNFLSDPVHGAIKVCAQLRPTVDISVPPDADFVRPELRQSN, encoded by the exons ATGGCGGCTGCGACGTCGTTTTCTGCCACAATCACCGCAAACTCCGAAACCCTAGCTGGGCCTGTTTCAGGAAGAACCCTCGCCGTTGCAAACGCCAACGCTAATGGAAACGTCTCATTCCGACAATCCTTGTCGTCATCATCCTCGAAGCTGAGCTTCGGATCACTGAAGTGTAGCCGACGAAACTCCACCGGAGCTCTTGGAGCTTGCATGGTGTCGGCGCCGGCTGTGAAGGCTCCCGTCTCGCTCGATTTCAACACCTCCGTCTTCAAGAAGGAGAAGATCAGCCTCGCGGGACACGACGAG TATATCGTGAAAGGAGGTAGGGATTTGTTCCATTTGTTGCCAGATGCTTTCAAAGGGATTAAGCAGATTGGTGTTATCGGTTGGGGATCGCAG GGACCTGCTCAGGCTCAGAATCTCAGGGACTCGCTTGCTGAAGCTAAGTCTGATATTGTGGTCAAG ATTGGGCTCAGGAAAGGTTCTCGGTCATTTGCTGAAGCTCGAGCGGCTGGTTTTTCTGAGGAGAATGGGACTCTAGGTGACATATGGGAAACTGTCTCCGGCAGCGATCTTGTGTTGCTGTTAATTTCTGATGCTGCACAG GCGGATAACTATGAAAAAATTTTCTCCCATATGAAATCAAACAGCATACTTGGGCTGTCCCATGGGTTTCTTCTTGGGCATTTGCAGTCGTTGGGACTTGATTTTCCAAAGAACATTAGTGTAATTGCTGTGTGCCCAAAGGGAATGGGTCCATCAGTAAGGAGACTCTATgtacaaggaaaagatataaATGGTGCTGGAATTAATTCAAGTTTCGCAGTTCACCAG GATGTGGATGGTAGAGCTACTGATGTTGCTCTGGGATGGTCAGTTGCCCTTGGTTCCCCATTCACTTTTGCCACTACACTGGAGCAGGAATACAAGAGTGATATCTTTGGGGAGAGAG GAATTTTACTTGGTGCTGTTCATGGAGTTGTGGAAGCCTTGTTTAGAAAATACACTGAAAATGGAGTCCCCGAAGACCTAGCCTATAAGAACACTGTTGAGAGCATAACAGGAATTATATCTAAAACCATATCATCTAAG GGCATGCGGGAGGTATACTATGCTTTAGATGATACTGGGAAAAGCATATTTGAAAAGGCATATAGTGCTGCTTATTACCCGTGCATGGAGATTTTGTATGAATGCTATGAGGATGTAGCCAGTGGTAGTGAGATTCGCAGTGTTGTTCTGGCTGGCCGACGTTTTTAT GAGAAAGAGGGTCTACCTGCTTTCCCCATGGGTAAAATTGACCAGACCCGCATGTGGAAGGTTGGCGAGCGTGTCCGATCTACAAGACCAGCGGGTGATCTAGGCCCATTAGATCCATTTACCGCTGGTGTCTTTGTGGCATTGATGATGGCTCag ATTGAAATCCTGAGGAAGAAAGGACATTCCTACTCCGAAATCATCAATGAGAGTCTCATTGAGGCTGTTGATTCATTGAATCCTTTCATGCATGCTCGAGGTGTTTCCTTCATGGTTGATAACTGTTCAACCACAGCACGGTTGGGTTCGAGGAAATGGGCTCCCCGATTTGATTACATCCTAACCCAGCAGGCCTTGGTGGCAGTGGAAGAATGTGTGCCTGTCAACCGGGACCTAATCAGCAACTTCCTGTCAGACCCAGTGCATGGAGCCATTAAAGTCTGTGCCCAGCTGAGACCTACCGTTGACATCTCCGTGCCACCGGATGCAGACTTTGTTCGTCCTGAGTTGCGCCAGTCCAACTAG